A genomic segment from Variovorax paradoxus B4 encodes:
- a CDS encoding LysR family transcriptional regulator, which yields MSPRLQGIEEFVAAVEAGSFARAAERLHVTRSAVAKCIARLEARLGTRLFLRTTRSQSLTEEGHGYYERCRRVLAELDAAEATTDAARSTAAGLVRLSMPAMLGRLKVGPLLLALARRHPGLSLELSFNDRRVDLVEDGLDLAIRSGELADSAELVARPVGVQWMVLCAAPAYLAERGRPGSVAALGASSSTSSLHEAVLYARDGQISPWRFRDAEGRLVEVALPSRLRCDSAEVLLEAAVGGMGLARLPAWLAADALAAGTLVRVFEEPRPFGFELNVIRSRSRYLPHKTRVVVDWLAEHLPPLLAAR from the coding sequence ATGAGTCCACGCCTGCAGGGCATCGAAGAGTTCGTGGCCGCGGTGGAGGCCGGCAGCTTCGCGCGTGCGGCAGAGCGGCTGCACGTCACGCGCTCCGCGGTGGCCAAGTGCATTGCGCGGCTGGAGGCGCGGCTGGGCACGCGGCTCTTCCTGCGCACCACGCGCAGCCAGAGCCTCACCGAGGAAGGCCACGGCTACTACGAGCGCTGCCGGCGCGTGCTGGCCGAGCTCGATGCCGCCGAAGCCACGACCGACGCCGCCCGCAGCACCGCGGCCGGGCTGGTGCGCCTGAGCATGCCGGCCATGCTGGGGCGCCTGAAGGTCGGGCCGCTGCTGCTGGCGCTGGCGCGGCGGCATCCGGGGCTGTCGCTGGAGCTTTCCTTCAACGACCGGCGCGTGGACCTGGTCGAAGACGGGCTGGACCTGGCCATCCGCAGCGGCGAGCTGGCCGACAGCGCCGAGCTGGTCGCGCGGCCGGTCGGCGTGCAATGGATGGTGCTGTGCGCTGCGCCCGCCTACCTGGCCGAACGCGGGCGCCCCGGCAGCGTGGCCGCACTCGGCGCTTCGTCCTCGACCTCGTCCTTGCACGAGGCGGTGCTCTACGCCCGCGATGGACAGATCTCGCCCTGGCGCTTTCGCGACGCCGAAGGCCGGCTGGTCGAAGTGGCGCTGCCCTCGCGGCTGCGCTGCGACAGCGCCGAAGTGCTGCTCGAAGCCGCCGTCGGCGGCATGGGGCTGGCGCGCCTGCCGGCCTGGCTCGCGGCCGACGCGCTGGCGGCCGGCACGCTGGTGCGCGTGTTCGAGGAGCCACGGCCTTTCGGCTTCGAGCTCAACGTCATCCGCTCGCGAAGCCGCTACCTGCCCCACAAGACACGCGTGGTGGTCGACTGGCTGGCCGAGCACCTGCCGCCGCTTCTGGCGGCCCGCTGA
- a CDS encoding zinc-dependent alcohol dehydrogenase family protein: MQASRTLRRWQLSSFGREQLEQVELRLPTPGPGQILVEVGAVSLNYRDLLMIRDGMGMTFDMPFTPGSDMAGTVVAAGPGVQRLAVGDRVVNTFWGGWIDSHWPAEAVPMGGPGPGMLASHVLIDAAWAVAAPATLDFAQASTLPCAGLTAWFALAETGALRPGQTVLVHGTGGVALFGVQLARLHGARAIVVSGSEDKRAQTLALGASEVLRREGDWPAEVRRLTQGRGADHVLELASGPNLDRSLQAVAQGGRVSIIGMLGGETLSASYYAMVLGRITVQGIGVGHRRALEDLVRAVDVNALEPVIAAQYAFDALPDALDHLARGAFGKIVVTP; this comes from the coding sequence ATGCAGGCAAGCAGGACGCTCAGGCGCTGGCAACTTTCTTCCTTCGGCCGCGAGCAGCTCGAACAGGTGGAGCTGCGGCTGCCCACGCCCGGTCCGGGCCAGATCCTCGTTGAGGTGGGCGCGGTGTCGCTCAACTACCGCGACCTCCTGATGATCCGCGACGGCATGGGCATGACGTTCGACATGCCCTTCACGCCCGGCTCCGACATGGCCGGCACGGTGGTGGCCGCGGGCCCTGGCGTGCAGCGCCTGGCCGTGGGCGACCGCGTGGTCAACACCTTCTGGGGCGGCTGGATCGACAGCCACTGGCCGGCCGAGGCCGTGCCGATGGGCGGCCCCGGCCCGGGCATGCTGGCCTCGCACGTGCTGATCGACGCGGCCTGGGCCGTGGCCGCGCCGGCCACGCTCGATTTCGCGCAAGCCAGCACGCTCCCGTGCGCCGGCCTCACGGCCTGGTTCGCGCTGGCCGAGACCGGCGCGCTGCGGCCCGGCCAGACCGTGCTGGTCCATGGCACCGGCGGCGTGGCGCTGTTCGGCGTGCAGCTCGCGCGGCTGCATGGCGCGCGCGCCATCGTGGTCTCGGGCAGCGAGGACAAGCGCGCGCAGACGCTGGCGCTGGGCGCCTCCGAGGTGCTGAGGCGCGAGGGCGACTGGCCAGCCGAAGTGCGCCGGCTCACGCAGGGCCGCGGCGCCGACCACGTGCTCGAACTCGCGAGCGGGCCGAACCTCGATCGTTCGCTCCAGGCGGTGGCGCAGGGCGGGCGCGTGTCGATCATCGGCATGCTCGGCGGCGAGACGCTCAGCGCTTCGTACTACGCGATGGTGCTCGGCCGCATCACGGTACAGGGCATTGGCGTGGGCCATCGCCGCGCGCTCGAAGACCTGGTGCGCGCCGTCGACGTCAATGCGCTCGAGCCCGTGATCGCGGCGCAATACGCGTTCGATGCCTTGCCCGATGCGCTCGACCACCTCGCACGCGGCGCCTTCGGCAAGATCGTCGTCACGCCCTGA
- the aqpZ gene encoding aquaporin Z: MEHSTYKKLSAEFIGTFWLTLGGCGSAVLAAAFPNNLGIGFLGVSLAFGLTVVTGAYALGPISGGHFNPAVSIGLAAAGRFKASQLAGYIVSQVLGAIAAAGVLYLIATGKPGADIGGFATNGFGEHSPGKYGMTAALVCEVVMTAVFLIVILGATAKRAAGGFAGLAIGLCLTLIHLISIPVTNTSVNPARSTGPALFGPSYAVSELWLFWVAPIVGAIIGALIYRALLGNNDD; this comes from the coding sequence ATGGAACATAGCACCTACAAAAAATTGTCGGCCGAGTTCATTGGTACTTTCTGGCTCACGCTGGGGGGCTGCGGGAGCGCGGTTCTGGCGGCGGCCTTTCCCAACAACCTGGGCATCGGCTTTCTTGGCGTCTCGCTGGCGTTCGGCCTGACGGTGGTGACCGGTGCCTATGCGCTCGGTCCGATCTCGGGCGGCCATTTCAATCCTGCCGTGTCGATCGGCCTTGCGGCCGCGGGGCGGTTCAAGGCCTCCCAGCTCGCGGGCTACATCGTGTCGCAGGTGCTGGGCGCCATTGCCGCGGCCGGCGTGCTCTACCTGATTGCCACCGGCAAGCCCGGGGCCGACATCGGCGGCTTCGCCACCAACGGCTTCGGCGAGCACTCGCCCGGCAAGTACGGCATGACCGCTGCGCTGGTGTGCGAGGTGGTGATGACCGCCGTGTTCCTGATCGTGATCCTCGGCGCCACCGCCAAGCGCGCGGCCGGCGGCTTCGCGGGCCTGGCCATCGGCCTGTGCCTCACGCTGATCCACCTGATCTCCATTCCGGTGACCAACACCTCGGTCAATCCGGCGCGCAGCACCGGCCCGGCGCTGTTCGGCCCGTCGTACGCGGTGTCGGAGCTGTGGCTGTTCTGGGTCGCGCCCATCGTGGGCGCGATCATCGGCGCGCTGATCTACCGCGCGCTGCTCGGCAACAACGACGACTGA
- a CDS encoding sensor histidine kinase, with amino-acid sequence MTAARGRWWRPRSLRTQLLFWLVTLHLAAAALTAWFTFVAYGDLVHNALDEQMRLVADSYAGSGQSRTPRPLDGNAALVRGAFVVQIWSADGSTLRASSWPPLAVVPLQPRPGFSDAGADVPTPSRWRVFTAEPAPRADQPRVQVLQNEDYRRRRALRRALLEGLPIALLLPLALLILWLIVSAASRSLRAVARDVASQDERSPTDLSLARVPEEIAPLVQAFNHLLSRVRSAFATQRRFVQDAAHELRTPMAAIGLQIENLRAHVPAGEATERFNQLEAGVTRAQHLIEQLLSLSRQDAPGRPASREPVDIETLLRESVSQLMVLADARRVDIGFEGSIAPMVQAPAAELRSVFDNLIDNALRYAPEGGVVDVRLHQVDGHAVVDVLDNGPGIPVSSIGRVFDRFFRVPGAPAGGSGLGLAIARTAAERHGLRIELRNRDEEDDGGPGLLARVHLPPASSASAPLTPS; translated from the coding sequence ATGACGGCCGCGCGCGGCCGCTGGTGGCGCCCGCGCTCGCTGCGCACGCAGCTCCTGTTCTGGCTCGTCACGCTGCACCTGGCGGCGGCGGCGCTCACGGCGTGGTTCACCTTCGTGGCCTATGGCGACCTGGTGCACAACGCGCTGGACGAACAGATGCGGCTGGTGGCCGATTCCTATGCGGGCAGCGGCCAGTCCAGGACCCCGCGTCCGCTCGACGGCAATGCCGCCCTCGTACGCGGCGCCTTCGTGGTCCAGATATGGAGCGCCGACGGCAGCACGCTGCGCGCGAGCTCCTGGCCGCCGCTGGCCGTGGTGCCGCTGCAGCCGCGGCCGGGTTTCAGCGATGCGGGCGCCGATGTGCCCACGCCTTCGCGCTGGCGCGTGTTCACGGCCGAACCCGCGCCGCGCGCCGACCAGCCGCGCGTGCAGGTGCTGCAGAACGAAGACTACCGCCGGCGCCGGGCGCTGCGCCGCGCGCTGCTCGAAGGCCTGCCCATCGCGCTGCTGCTGCCGCTGGCCTTGCTGATCCTCTGGCTCATCGTGTCGGCGGCTTCGCGCTCGCTGCGCGCGGTGGCGCGCGACGTGGCCTCGCAGGACGAGCGCAGCCCCACCGACCTGTCGCTGGCGCGCGTGCCGGAGGAGATCGCACCGCTGGTCCAGGCCTTCAACCACCTGCTGTCGCGCGTGCGCAGCGCCTTCGCCACGCAGCGCCGCTTCGTGCAGGACGCGGCCCACGAGCTGCGCACGCCGATGGCCGCGATCGGCCTGCAGATCGAGAACCTGCGCGCGCACGTGCCCGCCGGCGAGGCCACCGAGCGCTTCAACCAGCTCGAGGCCGGCGTCACCCGCGCGCAGCACCTGATCGAGCAGCTGCTGAGCCTCTCGCGGCAGGATGCGCCGGGCCGTCCCGCGTCGCGCGAGCCGGTCGACATCGAGACCCTGCTGCGCGAGAGCGTGAGCCAGCTGATGGTGCTGGCCGACGCGCGCCGCGTGGACATCGGCTTCGAGGGATCGATCGCGCCCATGGTGCAGGCGCCCGCCGCCGAACTGCGCAGCGTGTTCGACAACCTGATCGACAACGCGCTGCGCTATGCGCCCGAAGGCGGCGTGGTCGACGTGCGGCTGCACCAGGTCGACGGCCATGCGGTGGTCGACGTGCTCGACAACGGCCCGGGCATTCCGGTCTCGTCGATCGGCCGCGTGTTCGACCGCTTCTTTCGCGTGCCGGGCGCTCCGGCCGGCGGCAGCGGGCTCGGGCTGGCCATTGCACGCACGGCCGCCGAGCGCCATGGCCTGCGCATCGAGCTGCGCAACCGCGATGAAGAAGATGACGGCGGGCCGGGGCTGCTGGCGCGGGTGCACCTGCCGCCGGCGTCGTCGGCATCAGCGCCGCTCACGCCGAGCTAA
- a CDS encoding response regulator transcription factor: MRVLLVEDDEMIGRSLKQALEGAGWSADWVRDGELAQSALGDGGYTCVLLDLGLPRQDGTEVLRRARERGDATPVLVLTARDGLDDRIHSLDLGADDYLLKPFEFRELLARMRAVVRRRDGAAHSLIGGSTLQLDLTTREVLVDGAREALTAREFALLHALLERPGAILSREQLENRIYGWGEEVTSNAIDVLIHGMRRKLGADSIRNVRGLGWRVAA, translated from the coding sequence ATGCGTGTGCTGCTGGTGGAAGACGACGAGATGATCGGGCGCAGCCTGAAGCAGGCGCTCGAGGGCGCGGGCTGGTCGGCCGACTGGGTGCGCGACGGCGAACTGGCGCAAAGCGCGCTCGGCGACGGCGGCTACACCTGCGTGCTGCTCGACCTGGGCCTGCCGCGGCAGGACGGCACCGAGGTGCTGCGCCGCGCCCGCGAGCGCGGCGATGCCACGCCGGTGCTGGTGCTCACCGCGCGCGACGGCCTGGACGACCGCATCCACAGCCTCGACCTGGGCGCCGACGATTACCTGCTCAAGCCCTTCGAATTCCGCGAGCTGCTCGCGCGCATGCGGGCCGTGGTGCGCCGGCGCGACGGCGCCGCGCATTCGCTGATCGGCGGCAGCACGCTGCAGCTCGACCTGACCACGCGCGAGGTGCTGGTCGACGGCGCGCGCGAGGCGCTCACCGCGCGCGAGTTCGCGCTGCTGCACGCATTGCTCGAGCGGCCCGGCGCCATCCTCTCGCGCGAGCAGCTCGAGAACCGCATCTACGGCTGGGGCGAGGAAGTGACCAGCAACGCCATCGACGTGCTGATCCACGGCATGCGCCGCAAGCTCGGCGCCGATTCGATCCGCAACGTGCGCGGGCTTGGCTGGCGCGTGGCGGCATGA
- a CDS encoding winged helix DNA-binding domain-containing protein gives MAVVLSQRALNRATLARQMLLQRRRATAAQAIEKLAGLQAQAPNPPYIGLWSRLEGFRREQLTEALKKRRVVRMSTMRATLHLMAASDALAWRPLLEPVHQRGLQGSSHARALEGIDRAAVVQAGRALLREGPLTSSELGQALAARWKDREPASLAALIRNNLPLVHLPPAGSWNSHQGARLQPIAQWLGESAADAAAATQDDLLLRYLAAFGPATLADAGAWSGLTGWKAVAERLRPQLRIFIGEQGQELFDLPRAPRPGPDAPAPPRLVAEWDNLLLSHADRSRVMSEAHRARVFTVNGIVRGTVLLDGFVAGVWKIERAKNTAKVVLEPFTRWSKADRLGVQEEAMRLLAFAADGEGERHEVRVLSPA, from the coding sequence ATGGCCGTGGTGCTGAGCCAGCGCGCACTGAACCGGGCCACGCTGGCGCGGCAGATGCTGCTGCAGCGGCGCAGGGCGACGGCCGCGCAGGCCATCGAAAAGCTGGCGGGGCTGCAGGCGCAGGCGCCGAACCCGCCTTACATCGGTCTGTGGAGCCGGCTCGAAGGCTTTCGCCGCGAGCAGTTGACCGAAGCCCTGAAGAAGCGCCGCGTCGTGCGCATGTCGACGATGCGCGCGACCCTGCACCTGATGGCCGCATCGGATGCGCTGGCCTGGCGGCCGCTGCTCGAACCCGTGCATCAACGCGGATTGCAGGGCAGCAGCCATGCGCGGGCGCTCGAAGGCATCGACCGTGCGGCGGTGGTGCAGGCGGGCCGGGCGCTGCTGCGCGAAGGCCCGCTCACCAGCTCCGAACTCGGCCAGGCACTCGCGGCGCGCTGGAAAGACCGCGAGCCCGCCTCGCTCGCCGCACTCATCCGCAACAACCTGCCGCTGGTGCACCTGCCGCCCGCGGGCAGCTGGAACTCGCACCAGGGCGCACGGCTGCAGCCCATCGCACAGTGGCTCGGCGAATCCGCCGCCGATGCCGCGGCCGCCACGCAGGACGACCTGCTGCTGCGCTACCTGGCGGCCTTCGGCCCCGCTACGCTCGCCGATGCCGGCGCGTGGTCGGGCCTCACGGGCTGGAAGGCCGTGGCCGAGCGCCTGCGGCCGCAGCTGCGCATATTCATCGGCGAGCAGGGCCAGGAACTGTTCGACCTGCCGCGCGCGCCGCGCCCCGGGCCGGACGCGCCCGCGCCGCCGCGCCTCGTCGCCGAATGGGACAACCTGCTGCTCTCGCATGCCGACCGCAGCCGCGTGATGAGCGAGGCGCACCGCGCCCGGGTGTTCACCGTCAACGGCATCGTGCGCGGCACGGTGCTGCTCGACGGTTTCGTCGCGGGCGTCTGGAAGATCGAGCGCGCGAAGAACACGGCCAAGGTGGTGCTGGAGCCCTTCACCCGCTGGTCGAAGGCCGACCGGCTCGGCGTGCAGGAAGAGGCCATGCGCCTGCTGGCCTTCGCAGCGGACGGCGAGGGCGAGCGGCACGAAGTCCGCGTGCTAAGCCCCGCCTAA
- a CDS encoding pseudouridine synthase, which yields MTDATAPIRLNKRMAELGLCSRREADEWIANGWVKVNGKPAEMGVKVMPADRIEVDKAAKGQQANQVTILINKPIGYVSAQAEDGHEPAVTLFTPQNRWAEDNTRFFFNPQQLRGLAPCGRLDIDSIGLLVMTQDGRIARQLIGEDSVMEKEYLVRVAYHGLGQPAPTGQLVRMDDDDPVTTNVQAVFPPAMLARLRHGLSLDGQPLKPARVEWQNPEQLRFVLTEGKKRQIRRMCELVGLKVVGLKRVRIGKVMLGNLPVGQWRYLGPHEKF from the coding sequence ATGACCGACGCCACTGCCCCGATCCGCCTCAACAAACGCATGGCCGAGCTCGGCCTCTGCTCGCGCCGCGAGGCCGATGAGTGGATTGCCAACGGCTGGGTGAAGGTGAACGGCAAGCCGGCCGAAATGGGCGTGAAGGTCATGCCGGCGGACCGCATCGAGGTCGACAAGGCCGCCAAGGGCCAGCAGGCGAACCAGGTCACCATCCTGATCAACAAGCCCATCGGCTACGTGAGCGCGCAGGCCGAAGATGGCCATGAGCCGGCGGTGACGCTGTTCACGCCGCAGAACCGCTGGGCCGAAGACAACACGCGCTTCTTCTTCAACCCCCAGCAACTGCGCGGCCTTGCGCCGTGCGGGCGGCTCGACATCGATTCGATCGGCCTGCTGGTGATGACGCAGGACGGGCGCATCGCGCGCCAGCTGATCGGCGAAGACTCGGTGATGGAGAAGGAGTACCTGGTGCGCGTGGCCTATCACGGCCTGGGCCAGCCCGCGCCCACCGGGCAGCTGGTGCGCATGGACGACGACGATCCCGTCACGACCAATGTGCAGGCGGTCTTTCCGCCGGCGATGCTCGCCAGGCTGCGCCACGGCCTGAGCCTCGACGGCCAGCCGCTCAAGCCGGCGCGGGTCGAATGGCAGAACCCCGAGCAGCTGCGCTTCGTGCTCACCGAGGGCAAGAAGCGCCAGATCCGCCGCATGTGCGAGCTGGTCGGCCTGAAGGTGGTGGGCCTGAAGCGCGTGCGCATCGGCAAGGTGATGCTCGGCAACCTGCCCGTCGGGCAGTGGCGCTACCTCGGTCCGCACGAGAAGTTCTGA